From Mesorhizobium sp. Pch-S:
TCTTGCGCGACGCGTTGTTTCCTTCTCGCCCGGCGCCGTTCTGGAAATCGCTGCCGGTACCGGAGTGGTCACCCGCGCGTTGGCGCCACGATTGTCTCCTGACGCAAAATATGTGGTGACCGACCTCAATCAGCCGATGCTGGACTACGCTGCCTCCAGGCAGGAGCCAGACCACCGTGTCACATGGCGGCAGGCAGATGCTCTGGCGCTGCCCTTCGAGGATGCCGCCTTCGATCTCGTTTGCTGTCAGTTCGGGGCGATGTTCTTTCCCGACCGCGTGGCGGCCTATGGCGAAGCGAAACGGGTGCTAAAGCCCGGCGGGCATTTCCTGTTCAGCGTATGGGATCGCATCGAGGAGAATGTCCTGGCAAATGAAGTGACGAATGCTCTCGCTGAAGTCTTTCCAAACGATCCGCCGCGTTTCCTGGCACGCACGCCGCACGGCTATCACGACAGGGAACTGATCCGTAGCGACGTGGAGAACGCAGGGTTTTCTCACATCGAGATCGATACGAGGGCAGAACAGAGCCGCGCATCCTCGCCGATGCTACCGGCTGTCGCCTACTGCAAGGGCACCGTGCTGAGGACCGAGATCGAGGCCAGGGATGCGGGAAAACTGGATGCTGCGACCGACTATGTCGCAAGGGCAATTGCGGAAAA
This genomic window contains:
- a CDS encoding class I SAM-dependent methyltransferase; translation: MLKADQVFAGSIPENYDRHMVPLIFEPYAGDLARRVVSFSPGAVLEIAAGTGVVTRALAPRLSPDAKYVVTDLNQPMLDYAASRQEPDHRVTWRQADALALPFEDAAFDLVCCQFGAMFFPDRVAAYGEAKRVLKPGGHFLFSVWDRIEENVLANEVTNALAEVFPNDPPRFLARTPHGYHDRELIRSDVENAGFSHIEIDTRAEQSRASSPMLPAVAYCKGTVLRTEIEARDAGKLDAATDYVARAIAEKHGQGEIVAKIQAHIILAMA